AGCGACCACTCATTACTTACTCGGACAGACCTCCTCTTTTAGAGACTCCTATGGAGTTTTTAGGAAGTGCCATCACTCCAAATGATGCTTTTTTTGTAAGATGGCATATGCCTCGTATCCCCGTTTACAAATATATAGACCAGTACAGACTCTCTGTTGGTGGAGCTGTCAAAAATCATATCTATCTCTCACTTGATGAGCTTAAGAGTGAGTTTAAAATAGTTGAAATCACAGCAGTTGTGCAGTGTGGTGGTAACTCTCGTTCAGCATTTGTGCCAACTACAAGTGGTATACAATGGGGAAATGGTGCTATGGGTTGTGCAAAGTTTAAAGGTGTGAGATTAATAGATGTGCTTGATTATGCAGGGCTTGACAAAGATGCTAGATGGGTAGGTTTAAATGGTGATGATAAGGCAGCCTTTCACAAAACTGAGAACTTTAAAAGAGAGCTAGAGTTGAGTGAGATAAATGAAAATGTCATCATAGCTTATGAGATGAATGGAGAAGAGTTACCGTTTTTAAATGGTTACCCAATCCGCCTAATCGTTCCAGGCATGTACTCTGATAGTTGGGTTAAGATGCTAAGCACCATAAGTGTGACAAAAGAGTATCAAGAACTTTTTTATATGGACAAAGCTTACCGTATAGCTGATAATGAGTGTGAGTGTGAATCGCCAGATAATTTGGCTAAAAAAACAAAGCCCATCACAACCATGAACATCAAGTCCGTTATAGCTTACCCTAAAAATGGCTCGAGCATAAAAGTAGATGCAAATGTTATAGCAAAAGGCGTAGCTTTTGATGGTGGTCATGGCATTAAAGAGGTTCTTATCTC
This genomic stretch from Sulfurimonas hongkongensis harbors:
- a CDS encoding molybdopterin-dependent oxidoreductase, whose translation is MQRRDFFRLSLSACAVVFGSNAFGITREPLDNQKVIDIAFPQKRPLITYSDRPPLLETPMEFLGSAITPNDAFFVRWHMPRIPVYKYIDQYRLSVGGAVKNHIYLSLDELKSEFKIVEITAVVQCGGNSRSAFVPTTSGIQWGNGAMGCAKFKGVRLIDVLDYAGLDKDARWVGLNGDDKAAFHKTENFKRELELSEINENVIIAYEMNGEELPFLNGYPIRLIVPGMYSDSWVKMLSTISVTKEYQELFYMDKAYRIADNECECESPDNLAKKTKPITTMNIKSVIAYPKNGSSIKVDANVIAKGVAFDGGHGIKEVLISVDGGESWQSADLGEELSPYAFREFRFSFRAKSRGVLTIMAKAINNLGQEQPKPSEIKWNRGGYKYNGIDSITLEVV